The window GGAACATCATCGACATGGGCGTGACCAAGCTGCAGGTGGTGGATGCGTGCAGCGGACTGCGGTATCTCATGCCCGCCGTTCTCATGGGGCTGGTACTGGGCTGGTTTTTCCATTCCCAATTGTGGAAACGCGCACTGCTGACGGTTTTGGCCGTGCCTGTGACCATCCTCGCCAATGCCTTGCGCATTGCCATGACCGGCGTTCTGGTGGCCTATGTCTCCCCCGAGTTTGGGCAGGGATTTTTGCACGATTTTTCCGGTTGGCTGGTCTACATGGTTTCCATCGGCCTGCTTGGGGTGGCCAGCGTGCTGCTCCGGCCCGACAGCCGTGATGGTCGGCTCCGGCAAACGGAGCCGGGAGCGCGCTTCTGCCATATGCATCCGAACGTGTGGCCACGGTTGTTGGTGGGCGGTATGATCCTGCTGGCGGCCGCGGGTGCCGGAGAGCTGTTGCTGCATCGGCAGAGTGCGCCCCCGCGTGAAACCTTCGCCACCTTCCCGCTGCGCGTGGGAGACTGGCAGGGAAAGCGCTTTTATCTGGAGCAGGAGATCCTGGATCAACTCTGGGCCGACGACTACGTGACCGCCAATTACCGCAACGAGCACACCGGCAACGGGCTGCATCTCATGGTTTCATACTATGCACGGCAGACCACGGAGCACACGGCGCATGCGCCGACGTCCTGTTTGCTGGGCGGCGGCTGGGATCTGGTTTCCCGACGGACCCTGCCCCCGGCGCCCGAAAACGGCCGGGGATTCCCCGTGGTGCGGCTGCTGCTCCAAAAGCCGGGGGCCACGGTTATTTCAAACTTTTGGTTCCAGCAGCGGGGCCGGGTCATCACCAGTGAATGGCTGAACAAGCTCTGGCTGGTTGTGGACTCTCTGCGCATGGGCCGGTCGGACGGAGCGTTGATCCGGGTGGAATTGTATCTCCAACCCCACCAGTCGCCCGAGCAGGGCCAAGAGTTGCTGGACCGATTTACTGCGGATTTGTTCCGCGAGTTGCGACCCTATCTGCCGGGACGTTGAGGGAGTATAGCCGCGTGTTCGCCCAACAGGTGCATATCGTTATTTCGTTCATGATCCTCGTGGAGGGGGCGGTCGTCATTGCCTGCGGGTATCTGGCGGCCTACCTGCGCTGGCTGGTCAGCGGCTACCTCTGGCGGGCGGACGGTTCGGCCCTGGTGGGCATCATTTTGTTTCTCATGTTTGTGAATTCCTTCATGATCGGTCGTATGGGGCTGTACAGCGACCGGCGGCCCGGCTCCCTGTTCAACCTGGCCTGGCGGCTGGCCGTGGTGGTGACCGTGGATTTCGCCGCCCTGTTCGTGGCGTTGTTTGCCCTCAAGTACGACGACATCGGCCGGCTTTTTCTGCTCATCTACGCGGCGTTGCTGTACGTGTCGCTCTTCGTGGCCCGCGCCCTGCTTGATGTCTATATGGATCGTCGGGCCAGACGGGGCTTCAACCGCCGACAGGTGCTGGTGGTGGGGTCGGACGAACGCGCCCAGGCCATGGTGCAGGCCTTGGGGCAGCAGCGCAGCTGGGGGCATGAGGTGGTGGGCTGTCTGAAACCGGATCCGCACGCGGCCAATGCCTGCTATGACGTGCCGGATTTAGGCGTGGTGGCGGATTTTGACGCGGTGGTTCGGTCGCACAGCGTGGACGAGGTGGTTTTCGTGTTGCCTCGCGATGGGAATCTGGCTCCCATGATCGAGGAGTGCCGACGGCTCGGGCTTTCCTATCGCGTGGTGCCGTCCATGTATGATCCGCAAGATCCCATGCCCCTTTCCGTGGAACGCATTCAGGGCATTCCCACGCTGTCCTGGAACGCGGTGCGCATCAATGCCAGCGGACTGTTTTATAAAACAGTGGTGGACTACTTGGTTGGCATTGTGGGATTTTGCCTTTTTGTGCTGGTCTATCCGTTTGTGGCGTTGGCCATTAAATGGGATTCGCCGGGACCGGTGCTTTTTCGCCAGCCCCGGGTGGGGCAGAACCGGCGCATTTTTCAGATGTATAAATTTCGGAGCATGTATGTCGATGCGGAGGCGCGCAAGGCTGAACTCCGGCAGGGCAATCTCATGGGCGGCAAGGACGGGCAGATGTTCAAGCTGGAGCACGACCCCCGCATCACGCGGGTGGGGGCGTTCCTGCGGCGCACCTCCCTGGACGAGCTGCCCCAGTTCATGAACGTGCTCCGTCGGGAGATGAGCGTGGTGGGTACGCGGCCGCCCACTCTGGATGAGGTGGAGCGGTACGAGGATTGGCATTATCGCCGTATGAGCATGAAGCCAGGAATCACGGGGCTTTGGCAGATTTCCGGCCGGAACAAGATCAACGATTTTGATGAAGTGGTCCGTCTGGACCTGCAATATATCGACAATTGGCGTTTTTTGGACGATCTTTTCATCATCTGGAAAACGCTTTTCGTGGTTCTGCGGCGCAAGGGCGCGCTGTAGGGTTGTTTTTTTCACGCAAGCCCAAGGGAAGCAAAGGGAACATGCGGAATATCGTGGTGTTGGCGGCCATGGCCGTGTTGCTGGCAGTGGTGGCGGGATGCGGCAGTCCCGAAGAGCGTCGGGATGAATTCTACGATAGCGCCAGGCAGCTGTATGAACAGGAGCGCTACAGCGAGGCCCGTGTGCAGGCTCGCAACGCCATCAAGGTAGACGAGGAATTCGCTGCCGGCGAATTGCTCCTGGGGCGCATAAATATGAAACTCGAAAACTGGCGCGGCGCGTTCAACAATTTCCTGCATGCCGTTGAAAAGGATCCGACCTTACAGGAGGCCCGGGTGGAATTGGCCCGGTTGAACCTCATGAACAACGATCTGGACGCGGCCCAGCGATTGGTGGACGAGGTGCTGGCGCAGGAGCCGGAGAATGCCGAAGCCGCGTTGCTCGCCGCGGTGACGTTGTCCCGCCGGGGCGAAATGGACGCGGCCGTGACCAAGGCCGAGGCGCTTTTGGAACAAGCGCCTGAGATGGAAGATGCCTGGGCGTTTTTGGCCCTGCTGCGTCTCCAGGCCGGGGAGAATGACGAATCCGTGCGAATTTTGCGCGAAGCATTGCAGCGATTGCCGGAAAGTCGAAACCTGCATCTCCAGCTGGGCGGCACCCTGACCCGCATGAACCGCATGGACGAAGCGGGCAAGGTGTATGAGGCATTGGCGGCGAAGGAAACCGAGGGTGCGGAAATGCGCCGGTTGCTCGGTGATTTTTATCTCAAAGCCGGGCGCATGGACGACGCTGTTTCCGTGGCCCGGGATTTGGTGCAGGCATTCCCCGACGAGGCTTCGCATCGTTTGACTCTTGCGGGTATGTACCGTGCGCGCAAGGATACGGCGGCCGAAGAGCAGGCGCTGCTGGATGGAATCCAGGCGGTGGAGGACGACGGACAGCTTCGGCTGGCCTTCATCGACCTGCTGCGGCGCGAAGGGCGGTTGGATGAGGCTGTGGAGCAGGCTCGGGATTTGGCTGGTCCGCTCCCGTCCGAAGAGGAACGTGCGGAGTCCCTGCCCGATGAAACCGCGCTGGCGGCCCGGCGGGCTTTGGCCGACATTCACATTTCCCGCTTGGATTACGACCGTGCGCAATCCGTGCTGGACGAAATTTTCCTGCTCCAGCCCAAGGATTTGGAAGCCAAGGTGCTCCAGGCGCGTATTGCCATGGCCCGCGGGGATCACGAAAAAGCCGTGAGCCTTTATCGCGAGGTGCTGCGCGACCAGCCGGACAGTCTGCCTGTCTATAGCCTCATGGCCCAGGCGCATCTGGCCGCGGATCAGCCCGGGCTGGCGCGTCAGGCGTTGGAACAGGCTCTGGACCAGGATCGGGGCTATGCTCCGGCGCGGCGCGCGCTGGTGAGTCTGTTCCTGGCGGAAAAGCGTTATGGTGAAGCCCTGGCCCAACTGCGCAACGCCTTGAAGCAGGAACCGGACAACCCCGCGATCCAAAGTGCCATTGGCGACGTGTTTGTGTTCCAGGGCAAGCCCGGTGCGGCCGAGATCGAATATCGCAAATTGTTGGACAATCCACGTACTGCGGGATTCGGTGCCTTCAAGATCGGCCAGCTGGAAATGAACCGCGGACGCTATGATAAGGCGCTGGAATATTTCCGGGCGCTGCATGATGCCGACCCGGCGAACTTTATGGCTGCGGAAGCGGTTGTGGCCGCGTACCTGGCCAAGGGCGATGTTGCCGGAGCATTGGACTTTTCGTCCGGCCTGAAGCAGACCCTGGACGGTGCGGGAGCGTATCAGCTCATGGCGCGCATTGAAGCGGCCCGGGGGAATTTCGACCGTGCCGAACAGCTCTTTATGGAAGGCGGACAGGCCAACCCCGAATTCAATCCCTATCCGCGCATCGGGGGCATGTATCTGGCCGCGGGCCGGACCGATCTGGCGGAAAAGCGCTTCCGCGAAGCCCTGGAAAAGCAACCCGGGGACGCGGGCAGCGCCTTTGTATTGGCCATGATGTTGCAGGAACGGGGCGACATGGCGGAAGCCGAGGCGCTGTACCGACAGGTCTTGGAGGAACGGCCTGACTTTACGCCCGCGCAGAACAATCTCGCCTACCTCTATGCCGAACACTCCACGGACCAGAACAAGTTGACCGACGCCCTGGAACTGGCTCTGCGTGCTGCACGGCGCGGCACCCCTGAGGCGCTGGACACGCTCGGCTGGGTCTACCACAAGAGCGGGGATCCGCAGCAGGCGCTTTCCACCCTGATGCGTGCTTTGGACATGAAGAGTGATCATCCGGCGGTGCTCTACCATCTGGCCGAGGTGCATTCGGCGTTGGGCAACATCGAACAGGCCCGGGGCTATGCGGAACGTTCCCTGGAAGTGGATCCGGACGGAGCGACCGCAGCGCAGGCCAAGGCGCTGTTGGAGCGGCTCGGCTCCTAGCGTTCGGCTTGCACGGCCATACAGGAAAAACAACCGCCCCCGCACGGAATGACCGTGCGGGGGCGGTTTGCTTGGTTGAGTGGGGGGATTAGGACGACTGTCCTTGCGATCCGCCATCTCCCGAAGGCTTTTTCTTGCGGCGGCGACGCCGTTTTTTCTTGGCGGGCTGGTCGCCGGTTGCGGCGTTCTGGCCCGTGGCCGGGGTTTCCTTCCTGGGCGGTCTGTCGTCGGGGCGGCCATCCCGAGGCGAGCCTTTTTTCCCGCCGCGTGGTCCACCGGGCTTGCGACGCTGGGCGCCACGGGCCTTGCGGCCCTCATCCTGGCGTTCCGGAGCGGGAAAGTTCCGGGCATGGACATTTTCGTGATAAAATTCGTCCAGCAGGGTGGCGATGATAGCGGGACCGTCTTCGGTGGCGGCCAGTTCTTTGGCCAATGGCAGGAACCGGCTCATACGTTCGCGGGAAATGGGCAGCAGGGAGCGAACCTTGGTTTCCAGCAGGGTGGTGGCCCGCTGCGCCAGCACGGCGCGAACGTCCTCGTCGTCGGGCAGGGGACGTTTTTCCAATTCAATGCTGTACTGTGTGGCAATGCGCTTGAGTTCGAGCTTTTGGATTACGTCCACCAGCGAGAGCACTTCCCCTGCGGCTCCGGCCCGGCCCGTGCGTCCGGCCCGATGGATGTAGGATTCATGGTCTTCCGGCGGTTCGTAGAGCACCACGTGGGAGAGGTCGGGAATATCGATGCCCCGGGCGGCCACGTCCGTGGCCACGAGAAAACGCAGGGTTCCGGAACGGACCCGGCTGAGAATTTTTTCCCGTTTGGCCTGGCTCAGGTCCGAGGAGAGCGCGTCCGCGTCGTAACCGAACTGGCGGAGCACTTCGGAAATGTAGTGGCAGTTGGCCTTGGTATTGCAAAAGATAATGGCCGAGGCAGGGTTTTCCACCTCGATGATGCGCATGAGGGCGCGGTCTTTGCCCATGGCCGGCATTTCATAATACACGTGGTTCACTTCGGCCACGTGGACCTGCTTGCCGGAAAGACTGATGAAAAGTTGGTCCTGGAGGAATTCCTCGGCCAGCCGGAGCACCAGGGGCGGGAACGTGGCCGAGAACATCAGCGAGTTGATGCGCCGGTGGGGCAGGTGCCGCTGGACCTGTTTCATGTCCGGGTAAAAACCGATGGAAAGCATTCGATCGGCTTCGTCAAAGATCAGTGTTTCCAGGTGGTCCAGGGAGAGAGACCCCTTGATCAGATGGTCCAGGACGCGGCCCGGAGTGCCCACCACCAGATGGGCGCCTTGCTTGAAGCCTTCGATTTGCTCGCCGTAGCCCACGCCGCCGTAGACGGCCACCGTGCGCAGTGTGCCGCCGGAGAGCATTTCCGCTTCGTGGGCAACCTGCTTGGCCAGCTCGCGAGTGGGCAAGAGAACCAGGGCTTGGCAATGGTTTTTTTCCGGGTCGATGCGCTCGATGAGCGGCAGGACAAAGGCGCCTGTTTTTCCGCTCCCGGTGCGGGCCTGCACCATGGTGTCGCGCCGTTGGAGCATGTAGGGGATGGACTTGGACTGGACGGGCATGAGCCGGTCCCAGCCGGCGCGTTCACAGGCGGCGCGCATGGCCTCGGGAAGTTGGTCAAAGGAAATTTCGGGCAGTGCCTCTTCGGGGGAGACTTCCGCCGGGCCTTCAGACTCTCGTTGGATATATTTTGATCTTGTCATGTCGCTTGTTGGTTGGAGGAGCGCCCAGTTGGGAAAGGCGCATACGGCCCATCACTATACCGGACGCATGCAATCGATACAAGCCGAGGCGATTCAGGTCAACCTGTCCTTGACAGACGTGTGGGGCAAAGGCATCAATGAATTGGAATACCATGCTATTCGAAATGTAAGGAGTTGCCGTGCGCAGCCGTTTGTATCCCTTACTGCTGGTTTTGCTGGTGGGGTTTTCCGCTGTCCCGGCCTGGGCCGGGGAACCCGTGTACTGGTCTTATGTCTCCTTCCCTCCGCACATTGTGGTGCAGGAGCACGGCAAGCTTTCGGGCAGCCTTATCGCGTTGCAACGCGAGTTGGAACGGGAGCTGGCCGAATATGAGCATGTGGCGGTGGAAGCGCCATTGTCGCGTGCCTTGTTGGGAGCGACACGGGGAGATCGCTACTGCATGGCCGGGGTGTTCCGTCGTCCCGAGCGGGAGAAGGTTCTGCTGTTTTCCTCTCCTTCCCGCATTACCGGACCGTTTGTGGCCGTGACTCTACGCGGCGGCCTGGATGCCTGGAAAAATGAAGAGGGGCATGTTTCGTTGCGGGAGTTGTTGGCGGATCACACGTTGATAACCGGCCGGATCGCGGACATGAGCTACGGTCCGGAAGTGGATAGGATTTTCGATAAATGTGCAGATGAAGAAAACATCATTAATATGTATGAGTTGGGTACGCTGGAGCGTCCTCTGCGACTGTTGGTTTCCGGCCGGGTTGCCTACATGGTGCTTAGCCCGGACCAAGCCTGGTACGTGATCCGTACCCAGGGCTTGGAAGAGGCGTTGGAGCTGGTGCCGCTGGTGGAGGCGCGAACCTGGCAGACCGGGCATACGGCTTGCACCCGCAGCCATTGGGGCCGTGCTGTCATGCCCCGCCTGGAGGCTGCGCTGCAGAGATTGCGGAAAAATGGACGACTCAAGGCGATTTGCCGCAAGGATGTGCCGCCGTCGATGCTTGCGGATTTTGATGCGGCCTGGGACCAGATCATGGGACCGTATATGGAGCATTGAGGCACGTTGCCTTGCTTGGCTCGCGGGGCCGCCGGATCAGTGCGGAGTGAAAAAAAGCAGCTCTTCAACGGTGTGTACCGTGGGGGAGCTGTCGTGTTTTGCTGTGCGGCTGCATTGATTGAGCTGCGTGGGAGGCGATTGGGGAGCGTTGTGTGGTAGAGAGCGCGTTCAGACACGGTCGGCCGTGGGTCAATTGTCCAGATTGAGGCAACGGGCGATGCTTTCTTCCAGATCCTCCTGCACCAGGGGTTTGGCCAGAAAACGGGAGGCGCCGAGCTGGAGCAGGGAGGCGATGTCCCCGATGCCCACCACCGCGGACATGATGATGACGGGCAGGTCGCGAAGTTCTGAATCGCCGCGCAGGGTTTGAATGAGCTGTCGTCCATCCATTTCCGGCATCATGATGTCGGTGATGAGAAGATCGAAACCGTTTTCCGCCTTGAGGGCGTCGTAGGCATGTTTGCCGTTGGGACTGACAAAGGCGGCGTATCCGAGGGATTCCACGACGGTTTTCGCGAGCCGTTGGGAAATGCGGTCATCCTCGGCAATCAGAATACGCTTCATGCGGAGCCTCCGGGGTATACATTGGTGTATACCACAAAGACCCCGCATGGAGCAATATTTCCGCTTTCAGGCTGGGCGATTGCCAAGAGGTGTTGCGGCGCGTTGCAATGCAATACATACGTCCGTTCGTGGCGTTTTGATTTGCATTATTTCCTGCGGCGCATGGTTCGAAAATATGGAATCGCCCTTGGTGTCCCTTCCGCGGAACGGCTATGAAGTTTGCAAGGATCGCAGGAGCTTATCCAGGAGTTCGGGTTTGTCCTGCAGGTCCGAATTCTCGATGAATTCCCGGCGCTGATTGATGCGGTCGCGCAGGGTTTCAAGATATTGCTCGTAGTTATCCACGTTGCGATGATCATAGCGGTCGTAGAAACCGGGCAGGAGTTTGTCCACACTTTCCTTGGTGGGGATTTGCGCTCCGGCGAGCAGCGGCCAGTCCTCCCACTCCAGCTGGTCCGTGAGGATGGCGGTCTGGAGGGTCAGGGAACTTTGCAGGGGAATGGCGGTCACGTCTTCGGCCGAAGTCTTCCAGAATCCGCTGGAGTTGAACATGTAGCCGGAAGCGCCGTTTTCAAATACGTCGGTAAAGGCTTCCACGTCCTTCCACAGTTCATAGACCCGGAACGGGTTGGCATACGGCACGAATACCAGCTTTTTCAGTTCTTCCTCGGAGACGTTTTCCGCCACGTTGCGCCTTGTCATCAGGGATGCACCCATGGCCACGGCGAGCTGCACGTCCGAGAACCGCATCAGCGGGGGCATGGTGGTGTCTTTGGTGAGCCAGCAAAGCGTGGAGGGGAAGCTGCAACGGTTCACGTATTTGCCCAGCAGGGAGCGGTCCAGCAGGCAGCGGCCGTTGCCGTTACGCAAGTCCTGGCCCACGGGCAGGTTTTTGCCGTCCACCATGATCTGGCCGTGGTTCATGACGGAAATGACGTAGTCCCAGTCCGGATGGCCGATGGGCCGGGAGTCGGTCTTGTCGAACAGCGTGGGTTCCCAGACGCGGCAGATTTTTTCTTTGATGTCGATCTGGAAGGCGTCGTCGTGCAGCACCACTTTGTCAAAGCCCTTGGGCATGGTGCCGCCGTTGTTGGACGAGTTGGTGTGGGAGCTTTTTCCCGTACCGGAGAGACCGAAGAAGGCGATGGAGCGTTTGCCCAGCCCTTTGCAGGCGTGGTCTTCGCAGCCGCTGAAATCGATTTCCTTGATGCCGCCGTGACAAGCCGCCATGCCCAGGCGCATGCCCGAGGTCCAGGCCAGCGTAAGGGTACCCTTTTTGCGTTCGCCAAAGTAGCGCATGCCGAAGTTGAAGATCACGTTGGCGTTCACGTCCACGAGGGCGAGTTGGGGGAAGCCCTGATTGTGGTAGAACGGATCGTTGTTGCGCCATTCATTGTCTGCGATGACGATGATGTCCTGGATGGGCAGCTTGGGGCTTTGCTCGTACTGCTCGGCCAGCTCTTCGTAGGGGGTGAAGTTTACCAGCCAGTTGAAGATGTTGGCGGCGTCGTCCTCGGTACCCACGATGGTGGCCTTGATCATCAGGTCGCGGTCCAGACCGATGATGGCGTGGGCTTTGATCAGGGGGCGGCGTTGCAGATCCGAAATGGCTTCCATCAGGTCGCCCGAGACCTTGCGACGTTCCGGATCATTCAGCGCATGCCAAAAGCGGCGTGCCTTGGCTGTGCGGCCGATGATTTTGCCGTGTACGTTGTTGAGCACCTTGGCGCCCTTGGGCAGGCCTAGCCGTTGCGCGGCCGGGGGGTATATTTCCAGATCCGTTTCCTGCACGTCCCACTGTTTGCGGGCCAGCTCATAGGCTTCGGCCGGGGTTACAGTGCGGATCTTGTGATCCAGCACCAGGGTATCCGCGATGGTCCGCAGGGGGGGCAGTTCCTTGATGTTGTCTTTGTAGAATTCGTAACTGGATTGACTCGACATTCGTCCGCTCCTTTCCGGTCCTCTCTCTATTGTTACGACTCCGTAACCATGTGCGGAGTCACATAGCCTATTTTGCCAGCACTGACCACAGTATCCCGGCGGCCACCGCCGATCCCACCACTCCGGCCACGTTGGGGGCCATGGCGTGCATCAGCAGGTGGTTGGACGGATCGTCGTCCCGCCCTACAGATTCCACCACGCGGGCCGAATCCGGCACAGCGGAAACGCCTGCCGCCCCCACCAGGGGATTGATTTTTTCTTTGAGAAACAGGTTCATGGTTTTGGCGAACAGTACGCCGGCGGCCGTGGCCACCACAAAGGACGCCGCTCCCAGCCCGAAAATAAGCAGGCTTTGCGGCGTGAGAAATGTTTTGGCCTGGGTGCTCGCGCCTACGGAAAAGCCCAGCAGGATGGTGACCACGTCCACCAGGGCCGTGCGCGCCGTGGCTGCCAGGCGTTCCGTAACCAGGCTCTCCTTGAGCAGGTTGCCGAAAAACAGCATGCCCATGAGTGGGATGGCTCCCGGAGCGATAAGCGCGGTGATCAGAAAGCCGCCGATGGGGAAGAGAATTTTTTCCCGTTTGGAAACCGTCCGAGGAGGGCGCATGCGGATGCGTCGTTCCGCTTTTGTGGTCAGCAGCCGCATGACCGGCGGTTGCAATACCGGAACCAGGGCCATGTACGAATAGGCGGAAATGGCAATGGCCCCGAGCAGGTGGGGAGCCAGTTTGGCGGAAAGAAAAATGGCCGTGGGACCGTCCGCCCCGCCGATGATGGCGATGCTGCCCGCCTCGGACGCGGGAAAGCCCAACCAGAGGGCGCCCAGCAGGGTCAGGAAAATGCCTGCCTGGGCCGCCGCGCCCAGCAGCACCAGTTTGGGGCTGGAGAGCATGGTGGAAAAATCGGTCATGGCGCCGATGCCCAGAAAGATCAACGGCGGAAAAATGCCCTCGCGCACGCCGTAATAGATGTAGGAAAGCACGGAACCGGGATCATAGACCGAAAGAGGCATGCCCCCGGGCGAAGGGATGTTGCCCACCACAATGCCGAATCCGATGGGCAACAGCAGGAGCGGTTCATAATCCTTGACAATGGCCAGGCCCATGAACAGGCAGCCCGCGACGATCATGACCGCATTGCCCCAGGTGAGTCCGGCAAAGCCGGTGGACGAGAGAAATGCGGCCAGCACGTCCATGCTAGTTCTCCGCAGTTCGTTTATTGGTGGTCATGCCCAGGTGACGGGCGACGGAAGGGTCGTGGCGGAGCACGGCCGCGGCAGCCAGGGCGGCCAGGGTTTCACCCGCAGGGGCCGAGCCGGTTCGGGCTACCTGCACGCGGGGCTGCGGTTCGGGGTGGGACGTTTTCCGGGGTGTTTCCGGCAGGAGCCGGTCCCAGAGCCGGAGCGCCCGGGGAAGGATCGTGATGAACAAACTGATGCTCACCAGAGCAAAAAAGACCACGGCCATTCCCGTGATGGCCAGGAGCGGCCCGCCGGCGTCCAGAACGGCGTTCCAGCCCGTCGGGGTCAATGATGCGGCGGCAACGGTCATTGCATCGGCTCCACGCGGGCCAGCTCGTCCCCTTCGGCCACCTGTCCGCCCAGATCCACGGCAAGTCCGGCCAGTCGGCCAGCCGCCGGGGAACGAACCTCCACTTCCATTTTCATGGCTTCCAGCACCACCAGGGGCTGATCCTTGACCACGGAGTCGCCCACCTTGGCGTCCACGCGCACCACGGTGCCGGGCATGGGGGCGGAAACAGCCAGCCCGGAGGAGGAATCCCCGGCGGAGCGGCGTGGTTCCGTATCCGAGGAACGGGACGGCCCGTCCGCAACCGAGACATCGAA of the Paucidesulfovibrio gracilis DSM 16080 genome contains:
- the xrtD gene encoding VPLPA-CTERM-specific exosortase XrtD; translated protein: MEKLRAYRPLLLALGFWFVCAAVLFGPHLSGLIWRWGGEDNSYCWLVPPIFLYMLYQGRDRYFPLCPSGSPLASPVLHLVLAVFFLTGVLGSLETLVYGGMWLAVAALLAAAGGFAILRRIWFPLLVLAFAVPLPAFINRLLTFRLRLLSTELSVRFLELLRIPAFADGNIIDMGVTKLQVVDACSGLRYLMPAVLMGLVLGWFFHSQLWKRALLTVLAVPVTILANALRIAMTGVLVAYVSPEFGQGFLHDFSGWLVYMVSIGLLGVASVLLRPDSRDGRLRQTEPGARFCHMHPNVWPRLLVGGMILLAAAGAGELLLHRQSAPPRETFATFPLRVGDWQGKRFYLEQEILDQLWADDYVTANYRNEHTGNGLHLMVSYYARQTTEHTAHAPTSCLLGGGWDLVSRRTLPPAPENGRGFPVVRLLLQKPGATVISNFWFQQRGRVITSEWLNKLWLVVDSLRMGRSDGALIRVELYLQPHQSPEQGQELLDRFTADLFRELRPYLPGR
- a CDS encoding sugar transferase, which produces MFAQQVHIVISFMILVEGAVVIACGYLAAYLRWLVSGYLWRADGSALVGIILFLMFVNSFMIGRMGLYSDRRPGSLFNLAWRLAVVVTVDFAALFVALFALKYDDIGRLFLLIYAALLYVSLFVARALLDVYMDRRARRGFNRRQVLVVGSDERAQAMVQALGQQRSWGHEVVGCLKPDPHAANACYDVPDLGVVADFDAVVRSHSVDEVVFVLPRDGNLAPMIEECRRLGLSYRVVPSMYDPQDPMPLSVERIQGIPTLSWNAVRINASGLFYKTVVDYLVGIVGFCLFVLVYPFVALAIKWDSPGPVLFRQPRVGQNRRIFQMYKFRSMYVDAEARKAELRQGNLMGGKDGQMFKLEHDPRITRVGAFLRRTSLDELPQFMNVLRREMSVVGTRPPTLDEVERYEDWHYRRMSMKPGITGLWQISGRNKINDFDEVVRLDLQYIDNWRFLDDLFIIWKTLFVVLRRKGAL
- a CDS encoding tetratricopeptide repeat protein, which translates into the protein MRNIVVLAAMAVLLAVVAGCGSPEERRDEFYDSARQLYEQERYSEARVQARNAIKVDEEFAAGELLLGRINMKLENWRGAFNNFLHAVEKDPTLQEARVELARLNLMNNDLDAAQRLVDEVLAQEPENAEAALLAAVTLSRRGEMDAAVTKAEALLEQAPEMEDAWAFLALLRLQAGENDESVRILREALQRLPESRNLHLQLGGTLTRMNRMDEAGKVYEALAAKETEGAEMRRLLGDFYLKAGRMDDAVSVARDLVQAFPDEASHRLTLAGMYRARKDTAAEEQALLDGIQAVEDDGQLRLAFIDLLRREGRLDEAVEQARDLAGPLPSEEERAESLPDETALAARRALADIHISRLDYDRAQSVLDEIFLLQPKDLEAKVLQARIAMARGDHEKAVSLYREVLRDQPDSLPVYSLMAQAHLAADQPGLARQALEQALDQDRGYAPARRALVSLFLAEKRYGEALAQLRNALKQEPDNPAIQSAIGDVFVFQGKPGAAEIEYRKLLDNPRTAGFGAFKIGQLEMNRGRYDKALEYFRALHDADPANFMAAEAVVAAYLAKGDVAGALDFSSGLKQTLDGAGAYQLMARIEAARGNFDRAEQLFMEGGQANPEFNPYPRIGGMYLAAGRTDLAEKRFREALEKQPGDAGSAFVLAMMLQERGDMAEAEALYRQVLEERPDFTPAQNNLAYLYAEHSTDQNKLTDALELALRAARRGTPEALDTLGWVYHKSGDPQQALSTLMRALDMKSDHPAVLYHLAEVHSALGNIEQARGYAERSLEVDPDGATAAQAKALLERLGS
- a CDS encoding DEAD/DEAH box helicase, producing MTRSKYIQRESEGPAEVSPEEALPEISFDQLPEAMRAACERAGWDRLMPVQSKSIPYMLQRRDTMVQARTGSGKTGAFVLPLIERIDPEKNHCQALVLLPTRELAKQVAHEAEMLSGGTLRTVAVYGGVGYGEQIEGFKQGAHLVVGTPGRVLDHLIKGSLSLDHLETLIFDEADRMLSIGFYPDMKQVQRHLPHRRINSLMFSATFPPLVLRLAEEFLQDQLFISLSGKQVHVAEVNHVYYEMPAMGKDRALMRIIEVENPASAIIFCNTKANCHYISEVLRQFGYDADALSSDLSQAKREKILSRVRSGTLRFLVATDVAARGIDIPDLSHVVLYEPPEDHESYIHRAGRTGRAGAAGEVLSLVDVIQKLELKRIATQYSIELEKRPLPDDEDVRAVLAQRATTLLETKVRSLLPISRERMSRFLPLAKELAATEDGPAIIATLLDEFYHENVHARNFPAPERQDEGRKARGAQRRKPGGPRGGKKGSPRDGRPDDRPPRKETPATGQNAATGDQPAKKKRRRRRKKKPSGDGGSQGQSS
- a CDS encoding transporter substrate-binding domain-containing protein, with amino-acid sequence MRSRLYPLLLVLLVGFSAVPAWAGEPVYWSYVSFPPHIVVQEHGKLSGSLIALQRELERELAEYEHVAVEAPLSRALLGATRGDRYCMAGVFRRPEREKVLLFSSPSRITGPFVAVTLRGGLDAWKNEEGHVSLRELLADHTLITGRIADMSYGPEVDRIFDKCADEENIINMYELGTLERPLRLLVSGRVAYMVLSPDQAWYVIRTQGLEEALELVPLVEARTWQTGHTACTRSHWGRAVMPRLEAALQRLRKNGRLKAICRKDVPPSMLADFDAAWDQIMGPYMEH
- a CDS encoding response regulator; the encoded protein is MKRILIAEDDRISQRLAKTVVESLGYAAFVSPNGKHAYDALKAENGFDLLITDIMMPEMDGRQLIQTLRGDSELRDLPVIIMSAVVGIGDIASLLQLGASRFLAKPLVQEDLEESIARCLNLDN
- a CDS encoding phosphoenolpyruvate carboxykinase (ATP) — its product is MSSQSSYEFYKDNIKELPPLRTIADTLVLDHKIRTVTPAEAYELARKQWDVQETDLEIYPPAAQRLGLPKGAKVLNNVHGKIIGRTAKARRFWHALNDPERRKVSGDLMEAISDLQRRPLIKAHAIIGLDRDLMIKATIVGTEDDAANIFNWLVNFTPYEELAEQYEQSPKLPIQDIIVIADNEWRNNDPFYHNQGFPQLALVDVNANVIFNFGMRYFGERKKGTLTLAWTSGMRLGMAACHGGIKEIDFSGCEDHACKGLGKRSIAFFGLSGTGKSSHTNSSNNGGTMPKGFDKVVLHDDAFQIDIKEKICRVWEPTLFDKTDSRPIGHPDWDYVISVMNHGQIMVDGKNLPVGQDLRNGNGRCLLDRSLLGKYVNRCSFPSTLCWLTKDTTMPPLMRFSDVQLAVAMGASLMTRRNVAENVSEEELKKLVFVPYANPFRVYELWKDVEAFTDVFENGASGYMFNSSGFWKTSAEDVTAIPLQSSLTLQTAILTDQLEWEDWPLLAGAQIPTKESVDKLLPGFYDRYDHRNVDNYEQYLETLRDRINQRREFIENSDLQDKPELLDKLLRSLQTS